The Plantactinospora sp. KBS50 sequence GTTCACGCAGGACGGGTACTTCCGCACCGGTGACATCGGCGAACTCGACGAGCAGGGCTACCTGAAGATCACCGACCGGAAGAAGGACCTGGTCAAGACCTCCGGCGGCAAGTTCGTCGCGCCCAGCCACATCGAGGGCATGTTCAAGGCGCTGTGCCCGTACACCTCGCAGGCGGTGGTCATCGGGCAGTCCCGCAACTACTGCACGATGCTGGTCACGCTGGACGCGGACGCGCTGGCCGGCTGGAGCGCCGGCGGGCCGCTGGCCGGCCGCCCGTACGCCGAGGTGGTGGCGGCGCCGGAGACCCAGGCGATGGTCGAGGAGTACGTGGCGCAGCTCAACGCCCGGCTGAACCGCTGGGAGACGATCAAGAAGGTGACCGTGCTGCCCCGGGACCTGACCATCGAGGACGGGGAGATGACCCCGTCCCTGAAGATCAAGCGGCGCGGGGTGGAGTCCAACTTCGCCGCGGAGATCGACAAGATGTACGCGGGCACCCTCGCCGAGATCTGACCTGGCGCATCCTCCGGCATCGCCGCATCAAATCCGTACCCGTTGGGTAAGCCTCGATGCGGCGGCGCCGGAGGGACCGGGCGTCGCCACCACGAGCGAGGGGGGCGACCGGTCATGGCAGCCTGGGTGTCAGCACACGTCCAGACCGGTGCCCTGGTGATCACCCTGACCGGTGGCTGGAACGTGGCCCAGGCGCACGTGCTGCGCCGTGCCCTGGCCCGACACGTGGTGCACCTTCCCCCGTACGTGGTGCTGGACCGCACCCGGCAGTCGGCCGGCGCGCTCCTGCCGGTCCTGGTCTTCAACACCTACTGCCGCAACCGGGGGATTGTCATGGTCATCTGCGGGTCCGTTCCGGTGCTGCGCCTCCTGCTCCGCCGGGCGCCGGGCGGTCGGGTCCGCGCCTACCCCAGCCTCGCCGAGGCGCTCGGCGCGCTGCGGCCGTACCCCTGCCCGCCGCGGGTGCGCCGGGCGCACCTGCGGATGGCGCCCGGACCGGAGGCGCCGGCCGCGGCCCGCCGGATGGTGCGCGAGTGCTGCCGGCGGTGGGGCGTCGAGGAGGGCGTCGACAACGGCCAACTGGTCGTCTCGGAACTGGTGGCCAACGCGGCCGAGCACGCCGGTACCGACATCGACGTCACTGTCTCCCAGCACCGCGGCCGGCTGCGGATCGCCGTGGGTGACCGCAGTCGGGACCTGCCGGCGGTGGACCCCGCCCGGGCCGCCGACCCGACCCGGATCGCGCTCGCCGAACGCGGCCGGGGACTGGACCTGGTCAGCCGCTCGGCCAGCGGGTTCGGCATCCTGCCGGCGACCGACGGGAAGATCGTCTGGGCGAGCGTGCCGGTGACCCGGTCGCGCGGGGGCGTGCTGCCCCGCCGGATCCCGCTGCCCAGCCGGGATCTGCTGCCCCGGCTGCGCGCGCCGCGCCGGTGGCGCCGGCCGGTGGGCTGGCTGGTCCGGCCCCGCCCGGTGGCCACCCGTCCCCGGCTGGCCTGAGCCCCCGCGCCGGCCCCGGCGGTCGCGGCACGGCACCCGGGCCCGGCGGTCGCGGCACGGCACCCGGCCCCGCCGGTCGCGGCGCGGCACCCGGGCCCGGCGGTCGCGGATCTCAGGCGATGACGGCGGGCTCCCGCCAGCGGTCCCGGGACTCCCGGTCCAGCCCGTGCCGGACGCCGGTGATCCGCCGGACGGCCTCGCGAAGTTCCGCGGGTGGCAGCGTGAACGGCAGCCGCAGGAAGCGCTCCAGCGTGCCGTCCAGCCCGAACCGCGGACCCGGCGCCAGCCGCACCCCGACCTCCTCGACGGCCCGGGCGAGCGCGCTGGACACCGGGCCGTCCAGTTCCGCCCACAGGCTCACCCCGCCGCGCGGGACGGTCACCCGCCACTCCGGCAACTCGGCGGACAGCGCGTCGAGCAGGGCGTCCCGCTGCGCCGTGAGCTGCGCCCGCCGGGCGCACACGATCCGCTGCCGGTCGGCCAGCAGGTGCACGGCGACGAGCTGGTCCAGCACCGGGCTGGCCATGTCGACCCCGACCCGGACCGCGGCCAGGCGCTGCACCTGCGGCGCGGAGGCCCGGACCCAACCGATCCGCAGGCCGCCCCAGAAGGGTTTGCTCATGCCACCGATCGAGACCACCCGGGAGTGCCGGTCGAAGGCGGCCATCGGCGGCGGCAGCGCGGCGCCGTCCAGCGGCAGGTCCACGAAGGACTCGTCGACGACCACGTCGGTGCCGGCCGCGTGCGCCGCGACCACCAGGCGTTCCCGCAGGTCCGCCGGCATCAGGTGGCCGGTCGGGTTCTGGAAGTCCGGGATCAGGTACGCCAGCCGCGGCCGAACCTGGCGCAGGGTGCCCACCAGCAGCTCGGCGTCCCAGCCGGGCTCGGCGGTGTCCAGCCCGTGGGTGCTGATCCGGGCGCGCCGGGCGGCGAGGGCGGACAGCGCGTTCGGGTAGGTGGGCGACTCGACGAGCGCCCGCTCGCCGACCGGCAGGCCGAGCCGCAGCACCAGGTCGAGCGCCTGGAGCGTACCGCTGGTGATCATGATCTGCTCGGGGCTGGTCGGCAGCCCGCGCTCGGCGTACGTCCGGGCCACGGCCTCGCGCAGCTCCACCACCCCGGTCGGGTGGTATCCCGCGCCGCACAGGTAGCGCGGCAGGTCCTCGGCCGCGGCCCGCGCGGCCCCGAGCAACTCGGCGGGGGCCGCGAGGGCCGCGCAGCCGAGATCGATCATGTCCAGGTCGTCCTGCGGGGTCCACAGGCCCGAACTGCCCACCCGGTGCCCGGCCGGCAGCCGGGTCCAGCTTCCGGCGCCCCGGCGGCTGGACAGGTGCCCGCTGTCCCGCAGTTCCCGGTAGGCGGCCGTCACCGTGGTCCGGCTGATGCCCAGCGCCTCGGCGAGTTCCCGTTCGGCCGGCGCCCGTACCCCGATGGGCAGCCGGCCGTCGGCCAGCAGGCCGCGGACGGCGGCGGCCAGCGCGACGTAGTCCGGCCGGCGATGTGGCCCAGGCAAGGCATGCCAATGACCCAACAACCGGGCCAATTGGGGACCCCGGATCAGCCCCGACATGCCATCCTCCCGCAATTGGCTCTTTAACCTCCGGAAACTGGTCCTCAGACTGGCATGCGTGAAGTGGATTGGCAACCGTGGCGCCCACCTCCCCCGGCGGCTCGTACAGCTCTACGCCGGGCTGGTCCTGTACGGCGTGAGCATGGCCCTGATGATCGAATCCACCCTCGGGCTGGACCCGTGGGACGTCTTCCATCAGGGGGTGGCGCGCCGGACCCCGCTGTCCATCGGCACCGTGACCATCCTCGTCGGCGCGCTCGTGCTGCTGCTGTGGATCCCGCTGCGCCAGCGGCCGGGCCTCGGCACCGTCAGCAACGTACTGGTGATCGGCCTGGCGGTGGACGCGGCGCTGGCACTGCTGCCCACCGCGGGGCCGCTGCCGCTGCGGATCGGCTTCCTGGTCGCCGGCATCGTGCTCAACGGCATGGCCACCGGGCTCTACATCGGAGCCCGGCTCGGTCCCGGACCGCGCGACGGGCTGATGACCGGATTCGTGGCCCGGCGCCCCGGCCGGTCCATCCGGCTGGTCCGCACCGTGATCGAAGTCACGGTGCTGGCCGCCGGCTTCCTGCTCGGTGGCACCGTCGGGGTCGGCACCGTGCTGTACGCGGTGGCCATCGGACCGTTGGCCCACGTGTTCATCCCGCTGTTCACGGTGCCGTCGACCACCGAACGGCCGACCGCGCCACCCGCACCGCCGGCCCGGCCGGGTGACGCCTCCACTTCGGCCGTCCCGTTGTGATCTCCACCCTTACATTCCGTGAAAGTTGCGCATGAGGGCGTTCCCTCCGCCGGGCGGGCACGGCATCATCTTGCTATGGCGGAAACGGGGTGGCGCTGGGCGGACGCGTGGATCTTCGTAGCGCTGGTGATTGCCGGCGGCGCGGGTCGGCACCGGCGGGCGGCGACAAGCAGACGGCCCGAGGGGGTCCGGCTGGCCGACGTGCTCTACACCGCTGACCACCTGCACAATGCAATTCCGGGCCGGGCCGAGGTCGAGGCGGCGGTGCGCCGGCTGGCCGGCGCCGACCTGATCACGGTCTCCGACGGCTGGTTCCGGGTCACCCCGATCGGCGAGCAGCTCTGGCGGACCCGGCCGCGCGGCGGGTTCGGCACCGCGGTCGAGACCGTGCACGGCGTCCTCACGAAGCGTCACGCCCCGGGCAGCACCGAATGGGCGCTGGACGAGGCCGAGCACGCCACCGCGGTGCAGGAGTACGCGGCCCGGCTGATGATCCCGGCCCCGCGCCGCTCGCCCGAGGACGACGTCCGGCGCTGAGCGGTCGGTGCCGGTCGGGCTTGACCGGCCGGTCGAGCCCGACCGTCGACGCGGTCGGCCCCGACGGACCGGTCAGCCCCGACGGACCGGTCGGCGCCGGCGGTCTCGGCGGGACCGGCCGGCGCGGGCGGGTGGCCTGCCTCAGCGGACCGGCTGGCCGGCCGCCCGCAGCGCGTCCTTGACCTCCCCGACGGCGACCTCGCCGAAGTGGAAGATGCTGGCGGCCAGCACCGCGTCCGCGCCGGCGGCCACCGCGGGCGGGAAGTCGGCGGCGCGTCCGGCGCCCCCGCTGGCCACCACCGGTACCTCCACGGCCGCCCGGACGGCCCGGATCAGCTCGACGTCGAAGCCGGCCTTCGTGCCGTCCGCGTCCATCGAGTTGAGCAGGATCTCCCCCGCGCCCAGTTCGGCGGCCCGCCGCGCCCAGGCCACCGCGTCGATGCCGGTGCCACGGCGGCCGCCGTGGGTGGTCACCTCGAACCCGCTCACCGGGCCGCCGGGCCCGTCGTCGCCGCCGGTGCCGGTCGCGTTCCGCGCGCCGGCCCGGCGTACGTCCAGGGAGAGCACCAGCACCTGCCGGCCGAACCGCTCGGCGATCTCGGCGATCAGCTCGGGGCGGGCGATCGCCGCGGTGTTCACGCCCACCTTGTCGGCGCCGGCCCGCAGCAGCGTGTCGACGTCCGCCACCGAGCGCACCCCGCCGCCCACGGTCAACGGGATGAAGACCGACTCGGCGGTGCGGCGGACCACCTCCAGGGTGGTGCGGCGTTCGTCGGAGGACGCGGTGACGTCGAGGAACGTCAGCTCGTCGGCGCCCGCGGCGTCGTACGCGGCGGCCAGCTCGACCGGGTCCCCCGCGTCCCGCAGGTCCTGGAAGTTGACCCCCTTGACCACCCGGCCCGCGTCCACGTCCAGACAGGGGATCACCCGCACCGCCAGCGTCATGCGCCCGAGCCTATCCGGCCAGCACGGCCAGCGCCTCGGCCACCGTGAACGCCCCGGCGTACAGCGCCTTGCCGGCGATCACGCCCTCGACGCCGAGCGGTTCGAGCGCCGCCAGCGCCCGCAGGTCGTCCAGTGTGGAGACGCCACCCGAGGCGACCACCGGCGCGCCGGTGCAGTCGCACACGTCGCGCAGCAGGTCCAGGTTCGGCCCCCGCATCGTGCCGTCCTTGGTGATGTCGGTCACCACGTATCGCGCCGCACCGGCCTTGTCCAGCCGCTCCAGCACCTCGAACAGGTCACCGCCGTCCCGCGTCCAACCCCGGCCGGCCAGGGTACGGCCGCGCACGTCCAGCCCGATCGCCACCCGGTCGCCGTACTCGCCGACCACCCGGTCGCACCACTCGGGCCGCTCCAGGGCGGCCGTGCCGATGTTCACCCGCGCCGCCCCGGTGCCCAGCGCGGCGGCCAGCGACTCGTCGTCGCGGATGCCACCGGACAGTTCGACCGCGACGTCGAGCTGGCGGACCAGCTCGGCCAGCAGGTCGGCGTTGCTGCCCCGGCCGAACGCCGCGTCGAGGTCCACCAGGTGAATCCAGGACGCGCCGCCGCGCTGCCACGCCAGCGCGGCCTCCAGCGGGTCGCCGTAGCTCGTCTCGCTGCCGGCGGCGCCCTGCACCAGGCGCACCGCCCGCCCGTCGGCCACGTCGACGGCGGGAAGGAGGGTGAGGCTCAACGTTGCGTCTCCAGTCGGGATCGGGTCAGATACGACGGTCCAGGGCGAGCACGACGAGCGCGGGCAGCCCGAGCAGCAGCACCAGGACCAGCGCCAGCCGCAGGGCCAGGTCGTCGACGAGCAGCCAGATCAGCGCGAGCACCACCAGCACGGCCGCGGCGATCGCGGCCCGCTGGGCACGGCTGCGCCGCCCCAGCCGGCCGGTGCGGCGGTCGGGCAGCCGCGGGGTGAGCCGGCGCAGCACCGCGTGCAACCGCCGCCGCCGGGCGCTGCGGCGCGCCCGCGCGGCCCGCTCCCGGTCCAGCTCCGCCTGCCGCGCCGCGCGCCGCCGGGCGCGTTCCTTGCTCACCGGGTACGCCCCGGCGGGTCACCGGAGCCCGACAACGGCGCATCGCCGGACCCGGACAGCGGCGCATCGCCGGACCCGGACAGCGGCGCGTCGCCGGACCCGGACAGCGGCGCATCGCCGGACCCGGACAGCGTGCCGAGCCAGTTGCGCAGCAGCAGCGCGCCGCTGTCGCCGGACTTCTCCGGATGGAACTGGGCGGCGCACAGCGCCCCCCGTTCGACCGCGGCCACGAACGGCACCTCGTGGGTCGCCGTGGTGACCCGGGCACCGCCGGCGGCGAGCGGGTCGGCCACCGCGCCGGACGCCGCGTACGAATGCACGAAGTAGAACCGTCCCTCGGGCGGCAGGCCGGCGAACAGCCGCGACCCCGCGGGCGGCGCCACGGTGTTCCAGCCCATGTGCGGCAGGCGGCGCGCGGCCAGCCGGGTCACCCCGCCGGGCAGCAGGCCCAGCCCCTTGGTCACCACGCCGTGCTCCTCGCCGTACTCGAAAAGCACCTGCATGCCCACGCAGATGCCCAGCACCGGCCGGCCGGCGGCGACCCGCTCGGCGATCACCGGTCCGGCCCCGATCGCGTCGATGCCCGCCATGCATGCCGCGTACGCCCCGACACCCGGCACCACCAGGCCGTCCGCCCCCGCCGCCGCGGCCAGGTCGGCGGTCACCGTCACCTGCGCGCCGGCCCGCGCCACGGCGCGCTCCGCCGAGCGCAGGTTGCCCGAGCCGTAGTCCAGGACCACCACCCGCGGCATCAGGCGTCCCCGAACAGCCGGGTCAGTCCGCCCGCCGTTGCCAGCAGCGCGAGCACCGCGACCAGCGCCACGGCGCCCCGGCCGGCACCCTGCCGGTGCATCGACACCACCCCGCCGAGCAGCACACCCGCGAGCACGAACAGCGCGATCGTCAGGGCACTACCCATCAGAGCGCGCCCTTGGTGCTGGGGATCGCACCGGCCGACCTCGGGTCGATCGACACCGCCTCGCGCAGCGCCCGGGACACGGCCTTGAACTGCGCCTCGACCACGTGGTGCGCGTCCGGGTGCCCACCCGGGCGGGCCGCCCGCAGCACCTCGACGTGCAGGGTGAGCCGGGCCGCCTGGCCGAACGACTCCCAGATGTGCCGGGTCATGCTGGTCGGGTACACCGTCCCGATGTACGGCGCCAGCGCCGGCTCGTCGTGCACCACGTACGCCCGGCCGGACAGGTCCACCGCGGCCCGGACCAGCACCTCGTCCATCGGGATGGTGGCCGAGCCGTACCGCCGGATGCCGGCCTTGTCGCCCAGCGCCTCGGCCAGCGCGGCGCCCAGCGCGATCGAGGTGTCCTCGATCGTGTGGTGCGCGTCGATCTCCAGGTCGCCCACCGTGCGGACGGTGAGGTCGAAGCCGCCGTGCCGGGCGATCTGGTGCAGCATGTGGTCGTAGAAGCCCACGCCGGTGGAGATCTCGGCCCGGCCGGTGCCGTCGAGGTCCAGCTCGACCAGCACCTTCGTCTCGGAGGTGACCCGTTCGATGCGGGCGGTCCTGTTCATAGGCGCTCCATGGCGGTGAGGAAGGCGTCGGTCTCGGCGGGCGTGCCGGCGGTGACCCGCAGCCACCCGGGCACGCCCACGTCGCGCACCAGCACGCCCTGGTCGAGCAGGACCTGCCAGGCGGTCCGCTGGTCGCCGCCGACCTCGAAGAGTACGAAGTTGGCGTCGCTGTCGGCGACCCGGCGACCCTGCGCCCGCAGGGCGGCCACGATCCGGTCGCGCTCCGCCTTGATCAGCTCGACGGTGGCCAGCAGGGTCCCGCGGTGGGCCAGCGCCGCCCGGGCCGCGGCCTGGGTGAGCGCCGAGAGGTGGTACGGCAGCCGGACCAGTTGCACGGCGTCCACCACGGCCGGGTCGGCGGCCAGGTAGCCGAGCCGGCCACCGGCGAACCCGAACGCCTTGCTCATGGTCCGGGTCACCACCAGCCGGGGGTGGCCGGGCAGCAGCGACAGCGCGCTCGGCGTGCCCGGCCGGGCGAACTCCGCGTACGCCTCGTCCACCAGCACCATGCCGGGCGCCTCGGCCAGCACCGCGGCGACCACGTCGAGGTCCAGCGCGGTGCCGGTGGGATTGTTCGGCGAGCAGAGCACCACCAGGTCCGGCCGGTGCCGGGCGACCTGCGCGACCGCGTCGGCCGGGCGCAGGCCGAAGCCGTCGCCGCGCCGGCCGTCGAGCCAGCCGGTGCCGGTGCCGAGCGCCAGCAGCGGGTGCATCGAGTACGCCGGGGTGAAGCCGAGCACCGTGCGCCCCGGACCGCCGAACACCTGGAAGAGCTGCTGCTGCACCTCGTTGGAGCCGTTGGCCGCCCAGACGTGCCGCACGTCCAGCCCGTGCCCGAGATACTCGGCCAGGTCGGCGCGCAACGCCAGCGCGTCCCGGTCCGGGTAGCGGTTGAGATCCCGCAGCTCGGCCGCGACCGCCTTGCCGATCGCCTCGATCACCGGCTCGGGCACCGGGTAGGAGTTCTCGTTGGTGTTCAACCGCACCGGCACGTCCAGCTGCGGCGCGCCGTACGGGCTGCGGCCCCGCAGATCGTCCCGGATCGGCAGCGCGTCCAGCGGTCCGTTGCCCGCCGGCCGGTCGGGGACCGGTGGCGTCCGCGCGGCACTCACGCCGGATCCTCCGTCCGCCGCGCCGGCCCGGCGAAGCGGATCCGGACGGCCTCGCCGTGCGCCGGCAGGTCCTCGACCGCCGCCAGGGTCTGCACGTGCGGCGCCACCTCGCGCAGCGCCGCCTCGTCGTACTCCACGAGGTGAATGCCGCGCAGGAACGACTGGACCGACAGCCCGGACGAGTGCCGGGCACAGCCGCCGGTCGGCAGCACGTGGTTGGACCCGGCGCAGTAGTCGCCGAGCGACACCGGCGCGTACGGGCCGACGAAGATCGCGCCGGCGTTGCGCACCCGCAGCGCCCACTCCCGGGCGTCCCGGGTCTGCACCTCCAGGTGCTCGGCGGCGTACGCGTCGACCACCCGCAGCCCGGCGTCGAGGTCGTCGACCAGCACCGCACCGCTCTGCCGGCCGGTGAGCGCCGTGGTGACCCGCTCGGTGTGCCGGGTGGCCGGCACCTGCCGGGCCAGCTCCCGCTCGACCGCCTCGACCAGGTCCTCGGACGGGGTCACCAGGACGCTGGCCGCCAGCGGATCGTGCTCGGCCTGGCTGATCAGGTCGGCCGCCACGTGCGC is a genomic window containing:
- a CDS encoding ATP-binding protein — translated: MSAHVQTGALVITLTGGWNVAQAHVLRRALARHVVHLPPYVVLDRTRQSAGALLPVLVFNTYCRNRGIVMVICGSVPVLRLLLRRAPGGRVRAYPSLAEALGALRPYPCPPRVRRAHLRMAPGPEAPAAARRMVRECCRRWGVEEGVDNGQLVVSELVANAAEHAGTDIDVTVSQHRGRLRIAVGDRSRDLPAVDPARAADPTRIALAERGRGLDLVSRSASGFGILPATDGKIVWASVPVTRSRGGVLPRRIPLPSRDLLPRLRAPRRWRRPVGWLVRPRPVATRPRLA
- a CDS encoding PLP-dependent aminotransferase family protein is translated as MSGLIRGPQLARLLGHWHALPGPHRRPDYVALAAAVRGLLADGRLPIGVRAPAERELAEALGISRTTVTAAYRELRDSGHLSSRRGAGSWTRLPAGHRVGSSGLWTPQDDLDMIDLGCAALAAPAELLGAARAAAEDLPRYLCGAGYHPTGVVELREAVARTYAERGLPTSPEQIMITSGTLQALDLVLRLGLPVGERALVESPTYPNALSALAARRARISTHGLDTAEPGWDAELLVGTLRQVRPRLAYLIPDFQNPTGHLMPADLRERLVVAAHAAGTDVVVDESFVDLPLDGAALPPPMAAFDRHSRVVSIGGMSKPFWGGLRIGWVRASAPQVQRLAAVRVGVDMASPVLDQLVAVHLLADRQRIVCARRAQLTAQRDALLDALSAELPEWRVTVPRGGVSLWAELDGPVSSALARAVEEVGVRLAPGPRFGLDGTLERFLRLPFTLPPAELREAVRRITGVRHGLDRESRDRWREPAVIA
- a CDS encoding YitT family protein yields the protein MKWIGNRGAHLPRRLVQLYAGLVLYGVSMALMIESTLGLDPWDVFHQGVARRTPLSIGTVTILVGALVLLLWIPLRQRPGLGTVSNVLVIGLAVDAALALLPTAGPLPLRIGFLVAGIVLNGMATGLYIGARLGPGPRDGLMTGFVARRPGRSIRLVRTVIEVTVLAAGFLLGGTVGVGTVLYAVAIGPLAHVFIPLFTVPSTTERPTAPPAPPARPGDASTSAVPL
- the hisF gene encoding imidazole glycerol phosphate synthase subunit HisF, with product MTLAVRVIPCLDVDAGRVVKGVNFQDLRDAGDPVELAAAYDAAGADELTFLDVTASSDERRTTLEVVRRTAESVFIPLTVGGGVRSVADVDTLLRAGADKVGVNTAAIARPELIAEIAERFGRQVLVLSLDVRRAGARNATGTGGDDGPGGPVSGFEVTTHGGRRGTGIDAVAWARRAAELGAGEILLNSMDADGTKAGFDVELIRAVRAAVEVPVVASGGAGRAADFPPAVAAGADAVLAASIFHFGEVAVGEVKDALRAAGQPVR
- the priA gene encoding bifunctional 1-(5-phosphoribosyl)-5-((5-phosphoribosylamino)methylideneamino)imidazole-4-carboxamide isomerase/phosphoribosylanthranilate isomerase PriA — protein: MSLTLLPAVDVADGRAVRLVQGAAGSETSYGDPLEAALAWQRGGASWIHLVDLDAAFGRGSNADLLAELVRQLDVAVELSGGIRDDESLAAALGTGAARVNIGTAALERPEWCDRVVGEYGDRVAIGLDVRGRTLAGRGWTRDGGDLFEVLERLDKAGAARYVVTDITKDGTMRGPNLDLLRDVCDCTGAPVVASGGVSTLDDLRALAALEPLGVEGVIAGKALYAGAFTVAEALAVLAG
- the hisB gene encoding imidazoleglycerol-phosphate dehydratase HisB, whose protein sequence is MNRTARIERVTSETKVLVELDLDGTGRAEISTGVGFYDHMLHQIARHGGFDLTVRTVGDLEIDAHHTIEDTSIALGAALAEALGDKAGIRRYGSATIPMDEVLVRAAVDLSGRAYVVHDEPALAPYIGTVYPTSMTRHIWESFGQAARLTLHVEVLRAARPGGHPDAHHVVEAQFKAVSRALREAVSIDPRSAGAIPSTKGAL
- a CDS encoding histidinol-phosphate transaminase; the protein is MDALPIRDDLRGRSPYGAPQLDVPVRLNTNENSYPVPEPVIEAIGKAVAAELRDLNRYPDRDALALRADLAEYLGHGLDVRHVWAANGSNEVQQQLFQVFGGPGRTVLGFTPAYSMHPLLALGTGTGWLDGRRGDGFGLRPADAVAQVARHRPDLVVLCSPNNPTGTALDLDVVAAVLAEAPGMVLVDEAYAEFARPGTPSALSLLPGHPRLVVTRTMSKAFGFAGGRLGYLAADPAVVDAVQLVRLPYHLSALTQAAARAALAHRGTLLATVELIKAERDRIVAALRAQGRRVADSDANFVLFEVGGDQRTAWQVLLDQGVLVRDVGVPGWLRVTAGTPAETDAFLTAMERL